A window of the Lolium perenne isolate Kyuss_39 chromosome 7, Kyuss_2.0, whole genome shotgun sequence genome harbors these coding sequences:
- the LOC127319174 gene encoding uncharacterized protein, whose amino-acid sequence MPAEGTRMAGLWEREVGRLRPKRFANAFMASRDFVQSLGIQKRLREHRGCVNTVSFNSSGSLLLSGSDDMTLVLWDWEAGTPATSLHTGHENNVLHAQFMPSSGDRSIVTAGADGEVRHLQMREGGPVVVDRFVELEYPVHRLAVEPGSPHTFYSCGGDGSVWHFDLRGKEATKLFSCPSINDKTTKIIELYAVAMDPRNPCYFALSGSDEYVRLYDRRKSFVNGGSLFGTPVEHFCPPHLIGQNKDGITGLAFSQAGEMLASYSYDNIYLFEREHGLHFNNFKVGEKLLMDETMGATLPQTFKGHQNMQTVKGVNFLGPNYDFVASGSDCGYVFIWRKKGGELIRVMKGDKRIVNCVEQHPSESIFASSGIDTSIKIWGAGGSEDPSVANFDEVDDPDPYLFSMSSDSDSSEYMDDYIFAPVSGSSSDGEDEDDDSSGEDTTSSDEGDTEEMAEGDESEEEEDAEEMVDGDEVVEEEVDKGGDGDMDDE is encoded by the exons atgccgGCGGAGGGGACGCGGATGGCGGGGCTATGGGAGCGGGAGGTCGGCCGCCTGCGGCCCAAGCGCTTCGCCAACGCCTTCATGGCTTCCAGG GACTTTGTGCAGTCTCTGGGTATTCAGAAGAGGCTGCGGGAGCACCGGGGCTGCGTGAACACCGTGAGCTTCAACAGCAGCGGGAGCCTGCTGCTGTCCGGGTCGGACGACATGACCCTGGTGCTGTGGGACTGGGAGGCCGGGACGCCGGCCACGAGCCTCCACACCGGCCACGAGAACAACGTGCTCCACGCGCAGTTCATGCCCTCCTCGGGTGACCGGAGCATCGTCACGGCCGGTGCCGACGGGGAG gtGAGGCATTTGCAGATGCGAGAAGGCGGTCCTGTGGTTGTGGACAGGTTTGTCGAACTGGAGTATCCGGTCCACCGGCTGGCCGTTGAGCCGGGGAGCCCGCACACGTTCTATAGCTGCGGGGGAGATGGCTCCGTGTGGCAT TTTGACCTAAGGGGGAAAGAGGCCACCAAGCTCTTCAGCTGCCCGTCTATTAACGACAAGACAACCAAGATCATCGAACTCTATGCTGTCGCCATGGACCCAAGAAATCCATGTTATTTCGCGCTCTCCGGATCCGACGAGTATGTCAGGCTATATGACCGCCGCAAGAGTTTTGTGAACGGGGGTTCCCTTTTCGGTACCCCAGTCGAGCACTTCTGCCCGCCGCATTTGATCGGTCAAAACAAAGACGGAATAACCGGCCTGGCTTTCTCACAGGCCGGCGAGATGTTGGCGTCCTACAGTTATGACAACATCTACCTTTTCGAGAGAGAGCACGGGTTGCACTTCAACAATTTCAAGGTTGGCGAGAAACTCCTGATGGATGAAACCATGGGTGCCACATTACCTCAGACTTTCAAGGGACACCAGAACATGCAAACCGTCAAGGGTGTTAACTTCCTTGGTCCCAATTATGACTTTGTTGCCTCCGGATCAGACTGTGGCTATGTATTTATTTGGAGAAAGAAGGGTGGGGAGCTTATACGTGTGATGAAAGGAGATAAACGGATTGTGAACTGTGTTGAACAGCACCCTTCCGAGAGTATTTTCGCAAGCAGTGGCATTGATACGAGCATCAAGATCTGGGGAGCTGGTGGAAGTGAAGACCCCTCCGTTGCAAACTTTGATGAG GTTGATGACCCAGACCCGTATCTCTTCAGCATGAGCAGCGACTCCGACAGCTCAGAATACATGGACGACTACATCTTCGCCCCGGTCTCCGGGTCCTCCTCTGATGGCGAGGATGAAGACGACGATTCCTCCGGCGAGGACACCACCAGCAGCGACGAAGGCGATACGGAAGAAATGGCGGAGGGAGACGAAAGCGAGGAAGAAGAGGATGCGGAAGAAATGGTGGATGGAGATGAAGTTGTGGAGGAAGAAGTCGACAAGGGCGGCGACGGCGACATGGATGATGAATGA